From the genome of Paucidesulfovibrio longus DSM 6739, one region includes:
- a CDS encoding response regulator: MPDKKILVVEDHEDTRELLEYNLKASGFEVRAVADGHQGLEIVRSFQPDLVLLDLMLPGMDGLEICRKLKKNPDTSGLPVIMLTAKGEEVDRIVGLELGADDYVVKPFSPRELILRIKAVMRRTPADGEDKVKAWEREGLKVDFEAHSIEVDGENAQLTATEFKLLSELIMGKGKVQTRDHLLDTVWDTHFEGYSRTVDTHIRRLRQKLGPYADWIETIRGVGYRFRS, encoded by the coding sequence GTGCCCGACAAGAAGATTCTGGTCGTGGAAGACCATGAGGATACCCGCGAGCTGCTCGAATACAATCTCAAGGCCTCCGGCTTCGAGGTGCGCGCCGTTGCGGACGGCCACCAGGGACTCGAGATCGTGCGCTCTTTCCAGCCCGACCTGGTGCTTCTGGACCTGATGCTTCCGGGAATGGACGGCCTGGAGATTTGCCGCAAGCTGAAGAAGAACCCGGACACGTCCGGCCTGCCCGTGATCATGCTCACGGCCAAGGGCGAGGAGGTGGACCGCATCGTCGGCCTGGAGCTGGGCGCGGACGACTACGTGGTCAAGCCGTTCTCCCCGCGCGAGCTGATCCTGCGGATCAAGGCCGTGATGCGCCGCACTCCGGCGGACGGCGAGGACAAGGTCAAGGCCTGGGAACGCGAAGGGCTCAAGGTCGATTTCGAGGCCCACAGCATCGAGGTGGACGGCGAGAACGCCCAGCTCACGGCCACGGAGTTCAAGCTTCTTTCCGAGCTGATCATGGGCAAGGGCAAGGTTCAGACCCGCGACCACCTGCTGGACACCGTCTGGGACACCCATTTCGAGGGCTACTCCCGCACCGTGGATACGCACATCCGGCGGCTGCGCCAGAAGCTCGGCCCCTACGCCGACTGGATCGAGACGATCCGGGGCGTGGGCTACCGTTTCCGGAGCTGA
- a CDS encoding PHP domain-containing protein — translation MLTFDLHYHTNIHQMPGMQRRFRLRTISRTLADSGLDFLASTEHSYKKPLDAYLYLADAAAGGHTRIIPGVETVTCEGIDLIFLFRDEEQMRLAGRDIVSFKRSVRDVKQIAQATGAISIIPHPFHICRSAAGNALSRRAYSQLLRSCDYVEIHNGSALTMDKRLSTSRTLPLFRKTADKLRRTIDLPMKDRGKGLGWAVGSDAHYPGEQFIVGRTDAPMLKGEHVHDFLKRRIRFQTHELLKPATDNSVNNYRLLRSLQSALKEGARKELIKARARAALVASAMVCSGLSSG, via the coding sequence ATGCTTACATTCGACCTGCACTACCATACCAACATCCATCAAATGCCCGGCATGCAGCGCCGCTTCCGGCTGAGGACCATCAGCCGGACCCTGGCCGACAGCGGGCTGGATTTCCTCGCCTCCACGGAGCATTCCTACAAGAAGCCCCTGGACGCCTATCTGTATCTCGCGGACGCCGCTGCGGGCGGGCACACGCGGATCATTCCCGGCGTGGAAACCGTGACCTGCGAGGGCATCGACCTGATTTTCCTCTTCCGCGACGAGGAGCAAATGCGCCTGGCCGGGCGCGACATCGTCAGCTTCAAGCGCTCGGTGCGCGACGTCAAGCAGATCGCCCAGGCCACGGGCGCCATTTCCATCATCCCGCACCCCTTTCACATCTGCCGCTCCGCCGCCGGAAACGCGCTTTCCCGCCGCGCCTATTCCCAGCTCCTGCGCAGCTGCGACTACGTCGAAATCCACAACGGCTCGGCCCTGACCATGGACAAGCGGCTTTCCACGAGCCGGACCCTGCCGCTCTTCCGCAAGACAGCGGACAAGCTGCGCCGGACCATCGACCTGCCCATGAAGGACCGGGGCAAGGGTCTGGGCTGGGCCGTGGGCTCGGACGCCCACTATCCCGGCGAGCAATTCATCGTGGGCCGCACGGACGCCCCCATGCTCAAGGGCGAGCACGTGCATGATTTCCTGAAACGGCGCATCCGCTTCCAGACCCATGAGCTGCTCAAGCCGGCCACGGACAACTCCGTGAACAACTACCGCCTGCTGCGCAGCCTCCAGAGCGCCCTCAAGGAAGGCGCGCGCAAGGAGCTGATCAAGGCCAGGGCGCGCGCCGCCCTCGTGGCCTCGGCCATGGTCTGTTCCGGCCTCTCGTCCGGCTGA
- a CDS encoding 16S rRNA (guanine(527)-N(7))-methyltransferase RsmG — protein MSAGFDLESALQSLDLHLDSGAKERLALYLDLLVHWNRKTNLVGPRDARTIFETLLIDSLRLAPFLERLGLPQAPLCLDLGAGAGLPGIPLRCCWDRGEYHLVEVREKRCVFMRLAAGRMGLARTLVYQGRAEDALAHVAKVAARPDGEAPLADLVLSRAFMPWPQLLPFVRSMLAPQGRVVVLANEPAPEALPEGWEAQESEAYEVRSGGTSSQRWFWALRRRSEN, from the coding sequence ATGTCCGCCGGGTTTGATCTGGAATCTGCTTTGCAAAGCCTCGACCTGCACCTTGATTCGGGTGCGAAGGAACGCCTCGCGCTCTATCTCGACCTGCTCGTGCACTGGAACCGCAAGACGAACCTCGTGGGCCCGCGCGACGCCCGGACCATCTTCGAGACGCTGCTCATCGACAGCCTGCGTCTTGCGCCGTTTCTGGAACGCCTGGGCCTGCCCCAAGCCCCGCTCTGCCTCGACCTGGGCGCGGGCGCGGGCCTGCCGGGCATTCCCCTGCGCTGCTGCTGGGATCGGGGCGAGTATCATCTCGTGGAGGTGCGCGAGAAGCGCTGCGTGTTCATGCGCCTGGCCGCGGGCCGCATGGGGCTGGCCCGCACCCTGGTCTATCAGGGCCGGGCCGAGGACGCCCTGGCGCACGTGGCCAAAGTTGCGGCAAGGCCCGACGGAGAGGCTCCCCTGGCCGATCTGGTGCTCAGCAGGGCCTTCATGCCCTGGCCGCAGCTGCTGCCGTTCGTGCGGTCCATGCTCGCGCCGCAGGGCCGGGTCGTGGTCCTGGCCAACGAGCCCGCCCCGGAGGCGCTGCCGGAAGGCTGGGAGGCGCAAGAGTCCGAGGCGTATGAGGTCCGTTCCGGAGGAACGTCCTCGCAGCGCTGGTTCTGGGCCTTGCGCAGGCGTTCGGAAAACTGA